In Endozoicomonas sp. GU-1, one DNA window encodes the following:
- a CDS encoding RAP domain-containing protein codes for MDKSFAGISGKYARSDNAYHQPNHHAPSSRRGRYRHATVRQWDPPPRSAPGRNEFYQSSAPCPSQNLLLRSVNHAQDFNAFTQQEIMDGLVSKSYRFGHHYDGRDHALYANSIKKYTSAAKRPLNRIEQSQLMRLLQNFTVTRSWNWRSLTTTLHSFTSAGVFTPHKPMDQRVKRTQAELLSTLLDAIICKCNRKAKAWDIDAWGIANLLWAMAKLVDNGLERTPEFNEAVVALLPHVNTQKDQFKAQGIANLLWAMAKLVVNRQERIPELNETVAALLLQVNAHKDRFNAQGITNLLWAMAKLVDNGLERTPELNETVAALLLQVNAQKYRFNAQGIANLLWAMAKLVNSGQERTAVLKEAVAELLPHVNAQKDQFKAQGIANLLWAIVKLVDNGQEQTTGIKATVATLLPHVNPQKDQFIAQHIVNLLWAMAKLVDSGQEWTPGLKEAVAALLPYVNVQKNQFNTQGIVNLLWAMAKLVDSGQEWTPGLKEAVAALLPYVNVQKNQFNAQGIANLLWAMAKLVDNRQERTPEFKEAMAVLLPHVNAQKDQFNAQGIANLLWAMAKLVDNGQERTPEFKEAIAALLPRVNIQKANFKPQEITNLLWAMAKLVDNGLEQTTELNEAIDALLPYVNAQKDQFIPQHIVNLLWAMAKLVDNGQNWTPGLKEAVAALLPQVSAQKANFEPQGIANLLWALVKLLGNGQEQTPGLKEAVAALLPHVNVKKDQFNAQGMANLLWAMAKLVDNGQERASSLKEAVAALLPHVNVQKEQFNAQDIANLLWAMAKLVNNGQERTPELKETVAALLPRVNAQKANFKPQGITNLLWAMAKLVDDGQEQTPEIKEAVAALLPQVNAQKANFKPQGIANLLWAMAKLVDSGQESTPGLKEAVAALLSRVNAQKDQFIPQHIANLLWAMAKLGELVELNVVISTFKSLVYQISEKPQLSQQAILMSLWGVMVCCARLALDSNANKNNLLEKQMDDLLARLENTSPDNEEDQHIISMAASWLGRTCPVIPHYQTNISKPQTDFRDQLQSCLPSLHIEEEKSLNSLPPVDLLLPDHNIVIEIQGPSHYVSGDFNTRNGSTLLKIALLQKAGFEVIEIPVNQLRSRDSIKLYIDQIKTRVDIPPQGHGSVSLKSGSADEKYGTAYI; via the coding sequence TCAAAATCTACTACTCCGTTCAGTAAATCATGCTCAAGATTTTAATGCGTTCACCCAACAGGAAATAATGGATGGCCTGGTGAGTAAATCGTATCGTTTCGGTCATCACTATGATGGGAGAGATCACGCCCTATATGCCAATTCAATTAAAAAATACACGTCAGCTGCTAAAAGACCGTTAAATCGGATTGAACAAAGCCAGCTGATGCGTTTGCTGCAAAATTTCACAGTAACACGGAGTTGGAATTGGCGAAGCCTGACGACAACACTGCACTCATTTACTTCAGCGGGTGTTTTTACCCCTCATAAACCCATGGATCAGCGAGTTAAGCGTACGCAAGCTGAATTATTGTCGACGCTACTGGATGCAATAATATGCAAGTGCAACCGAAAAGCTAAAGCATGGGATATTGATGCCTGGGGAATCGCCAACCTGCTGTGGGCCATGGCGAAACTGGTGGACAACGGGCTGGAGCGAACGCCAGAATTCAACGAAGCCGTTGTCGCGCTTTTGCCCCACGTGAACACACAGAAAGACCAATTTAAGGCCCAGGGCATTGCCAACCTGCTGTGGGCCATGGCGAAACTGGTGGTCAACAGGCAGGAGCGGATCCCAGAACTCAACGAGACCGTGGCCGCATTGTTGCTCCAGGTAAACGCACATAAAGATCGATTTAATGCCCAGGGAATCACCAACCTGCTGTGGGCCATGGCGAAACTGGTGGACAACGGGCTGGAGCGAACCCCAGAACTCAACGAGACCGTGGCCGCATTGTTGCTCCAGGTAAATGCACAGAAATATCGATTTAATGCCCAGGGTATCGCCAACCTGCTGTGGGCCATGGCCAAACTGGTGAACAGCGGGCAGGAACGGACAGCAGTGCTCAAAGAAGCCGTAGCCGAGCTGTTGCCACACGTGAACGCTCAGAAAGACCAATTTAAGGCCCAGGGTATCGCCAACCTACTGTGGGCCATAGTGAAACTGGTGGACAATGGACAGGAGCAGACAACAGGCATCAAAGCGACAGTGGCCACGCTGTTGCCCCACGTGAACCCACAGAAAGACCAATTTATTGCTCAGCATATCGTCAACCTGCTGTGGGCCATGGCGAAACTGGTGGACAGCGGGCAGGAGTGGACACCGGGGCTCAAAGAGGCCGTGGCCGCGCTGTTACCCTACGTGAACGTACAGAAAAACCAATTTAATACCCAGGGTATCGTCAACCTGCTGTGGGCCATGGCGAAACTGGTGGACAGCGGGCAGGAGTGGACACCGGGGCTCAAAGAGGCCGTGGCCGCGCTGTTACCCTACGTGAACGTACAGAAAAACCAATTTAATGCCCAGGGTATCGCTAACCTGCTGTGGGCCATGGCGAAACTGGTGGACAACAGGCAGGAGCGGACACCAGAGTTCAAAGAGGCCATGGCCGTGTTGTTGCCCCATGTGAACGCACAGAAAGACCAATTTAATGCCCAGGGTATCGCCAACCTGCTGTGGGCCATGGCGAAACTGGTGGACAACGGGCAGGAGCGGACACCAGAGTTCAAAGAGGCCATAGCCGCGCTGTTGCCCCGCGTGAACATACAGAAAGCTAACTTTAAACCACAGGAAATCACCAACCTGCTATGGGCCATGGCGAAACTGGTGGACAACGGGCTGGAGCAGACAACAGAGCTCAACGAGGCCATAGACGCACTTTTGCCCTACGTGAACGCACAGAAAGACCAATTTATTCCTCAGCATATTGTCAACCTGCTGTGGGCAATGGCGAAACTGGTGGACAACGGTCAGAATTGGACACCGGGGCTCAAAGAGGCCGTGGCCGCGTTGTTACCCCAAGTAAGCGCACAGAAAGCTAACTTTGAACCACAGGGTATCGCCAACCTGCTGTGGGCCCTGGTGAAACTGCTGGGCAACGGGCAGGAACAGACACCAGGTCTCAAAGAGGCCGTGGCCGCGCTGTTGCCCCACGTGAACGTAAAGAAAGACCAATTTAATGCCCAGGGTATGGCCAACCTGCTGTGGGCCATGGCGAAACTGGTGGACAATGGGCAGGAGCGGGCATCAAGTCTCAAAGAGGCCGTGGCTGCGCTATTGCCCCACGTGAACGTACAGAAAGAACAATTTAATGCCCAGGATATCGCCAACCTGCTGTGGGCCATGGCGAAACTGGTGAACAACGGGCAGGAGCGGACACCAGAGCTTAAAGAGACCGTGGCCGCGCTGTTGCCCCGCGTGAACGCACAGAAAGCCAACTTTAAACCACAGGGTATTACCAACCTGCTGTGGGCCATGGCAAAACTGGTGGACGACGGGCAGGAGCAGACACCAGAGATCAAAGAGGCCGTGGCCGCGCTGTTGCCCCAAGTGAACGCACAGAAAGCCAACTTTAAACCACAGGGTATTGCCAACCTGCTGTGGGCCATGGCAAAACTGGTAGACAGTGGGCAGGAATCGACACCTGGGCTCAAAGAGGCCGTGGCCGCGCTGTTGTCCCGCGTGAACGCACAGAAAGACCAGTTTATTCCTCAGCATATCGCCAACCTGCTCTGGGCCATGGCGAAACTGGGTGAGCTCGTTGAGCTGAACGTGGTTATCTCCACGTTCAAATCGCTTGTCTACCAAATCAGTGAAAAACCTCAGCTCTCTCAGCAAGCGATATTGATGTCTCTCTGGGGAGTAATGGTATGCTGTGCCAGGTTGGCTCTAGACTCTAATGCCAATAAAAATAATTTGCTTGAAAAACAAATGGATGACCTGTTGGCTCGCCTGGAAAATACATCCCCGGATAATGAAGAGGATCAACACATCATTTCCATGGCCGCCAGTTGGCTTGGGAGAACGTGTCCGGTCATCCCCCATTACCAGACAAACATTTCAAAACCTCAAACCGACTTCCGCGATCAACTCCAGTCATGCCTTCCCTCTTTGCATATTGAAGAAGAAAAGAGTCTGAACTCATTACCTCCGGTTGACCTGTTACTGCCAGACCACAACATAGTGATTGAAATTCAGGGACCGTCTCATTACGTGAGTGGTGATTTCAACACCAGGAATGGTTCGACTCTGCTGAAAATCGCACTGCTGCAAAAAGCAGGATTTGAGGTCATTGAAATCCCGGTTAACCAGCTAAGGAGCCGGGATTCAATAAAACTGTATATTGATCAAATAAAGACCAGGGTAGACATCCCGCCACAGGGTCACGGCTCTGTATCACTTAAAAGCGGGTCGGCCGATGAGAAATACGGCACTGCTTATATATAA